In Micromonospora inyonensis, the genomic window CGCTGCCGCCTGCCGGATCGCGGTCGCCTCACCAACGGTCGGCTTCGGCGGCCGGGTCTTCATCGTGAACGCGGGCGTTTGGCGGCCGTTGACGACCAGACGCGCGGCGGCGGTGTATGCGTCGAGGTGGGCGAGGTCGTGCTCACCGAGTTCGGGCAGGGTGTGCCGGGAAAGCACCCTCGCGTCCTCGGGCGCGCAGGTGAAGTAGACCTTGTTGCGGGCGTTGGCGGAGGTGGCGGCGAGCAGGTCGCGGGGGAACTGGGCCAGGTCCTGGTGGGCGAGGACGAGCGAGAGCCGGTACTTGCGGGCCTCGGCGAGCATCGTGTCCAGCGAGTTGGCCAGGGTCAGGAAGTTCTGGGCCTCGTCGATGATGAGGGTGGCGTCACGGCGCCGGTCGGGTTCGATGCCGGCGCGGGCGGTGGCGGCCTGCCACACCTGGGCGAGGACGAGGGATCCGAGTAGCCGGCTGGTGTCCTCGCCGAGCACGCCCTTGGGGATCCGCACGAGCAGCACCCCGCCGTCCAGCACGCGGCCTATGTCGAAGCTCGACTTCGGATACCGCATCGTCCGCTTGACGAAGTCGCGTAGCAGGAAGGCCCTCAGCCGGGCGAGGACCGGTCCGATGACCTGCGACCGCAGGCTGTCGTTGAGGCCGTCGTACCACTGCCAGAAGCCGCTCAACCCCGCCGGGTCGTCCAGGTCCACCGTCATCGCGGACCGGAACTGGGAGCTGTTGAGCAGCGGCGGGATGTGCTGCAGGGTCACGTTGTGGTGGCGCAGCAGGGTCAGGCAGGCGACCCGCATGACGTCGTCCATGCGCGGACCCCACGCCTTGGCGAAGATGGTCCCGAAGATCGACACGAGGTTGTCGACCACCAGGTCGGGATCGTCGCCCTCGAGCGGATTCAACGTCGGCGGGTTGGGCTGGTCGGGGTCGAAGATCACGACACGGTCGGCGACGGTGGCGGGGAGCCGGTCGAGGATGTCCAGGACGAGATCGCCGTGCGGGTCGATGACGACGGTGCCCCGACCGGCCTTGATGTCGTCGACGGCCATGTTGACCAGCAACGTTGTCTTCCCGCTGCCGGTCGAGCCGATCACGTGCAGGTGATACCTCGCGTCGGTCACCGACAGCCCGACGCTGTGGCCACCGATCTCGGCGTCGCCGAGCATCTTCACCCCACGCCCACCGCCGGGGATGGCGACCGGAGCCGGCATGGACGCGGCCCGCGCCCGGTCCAGGCCCGGCACGGCGAGATCCTGGGGGAGGGCGGCCAGTGCCGCGAGTTCCGGGGTGGAGGTGAGGAAGCCGGGGCCGAGCCGGCGGGCGGCGAGGACGGCTACCGGCGCGGGCATCCGGGCCCGGTGGGTGAGCCGGTTGCGGCCGGTGTGGACGGCGAAGGCCGCGGCGATGGTGTCGGCGACGCCCCGAAGCCGGCCACGCGGATCGGCCCCAGGTCGCCTGCTCGTGGTGGCGACCCCGTAGCGGATGCCGGTCTGCCACAGCGGGTGCGTCGTCTTGTCCAGGATCGCCCGCACGTCCCGCTCGACGGTGGGATCCCGCCGGGAGGCAGGGACTGCGGAGCGACCGGTGCCGCCGCCGGGCAGGAACGCCTCCACCAGCCACAACAGCGGCGCGGCCGGGTTGACCGCCGGTACGGCGGTCTTGCCGGCCCGCAGCCGTCCGGCGGCGCGGCGGGCGCGTGCCGCCCGCCGTGGGCTGGCTGGGCGGGCGAGGACCTGCACGCAGGCGTACTCGCCCGGTTTGAGCTGGGAGCCCGCGGACATGAGCGGGCGCAGCGGATCCGTGTCGTGGTCGGTGCCCAGCGGCAGCCACTCGGCGTGGACGGGCAGGAGATGCCCACCGGCGGCCGGGCGCGCGTCCAGGGGGATCGGCGGGCCGGGGTTGTCTTCGGTGATGGTGGCCGAGCCGGGCCACGCGGCACGCACCGCCGCCTCGACCGCCCCGGGTGGCACGGTGCCGGGCACCCAGATCGAGATGAGCAGCTGCCGGCCGGACCACGTGTACTGCCACACGACGTGCGGGGCGCCGTAGAGCAGCCGACGGCGCCGCGACGGGGTCAGCACGCCGGCCAGGTTCGCCCACAACGCCGCCGCGCTGTGCGGGTCGACCTCGGGCGGCGGCGCGATCGTCACGAGCCGTGCGCCGTGGGCATGGTGGCGGTGCCGCCACACCTCCACCAGGTTGTGGGCGGCGATCCACACCGCCAGGACGCTGGCGGCGACAGCGGCCAGCCACGGCCGCTGCGCGGCCCACACGGCAGCCTCGATCAGCATGCCGCCGGGGCCGGTAGGGGGTGGAATGGCATCGGCGCCCGGCCCGGAGGTGGGGCTGGGCGCCGACGTCGGCGATGCGAGCGCTGGTATCAGCGCTCCGAGCGGTGGTGTCACAGGTCGTCCTCCTCGTCGAGGTCGGCCAGCTCAGCCGGGGATGTGGTGCACAGCGCGTGCTCCGCCTGCGAGGAAATCGCCTCGAAGCTGGTGCGGCTCACCCCGGAGATCAACAGGCCCTGGCCTCGGCGGGCCGACAGCAGCAAGCGCCGCTCGCCGCCGGTGAGCCCGAACGCCTCCCCGACGGCGTCGATGGCCTGCGGCGCCTGCCGCAGCAGGATCTGTGTGGAGGCGTTGGACACGACGGCCTGCCCGAGGTCG contains:
- a CDS encoding ATP-binding protein, with amino-acid sequence MLIEAAVWAAQRPWLAAVAASVLAVWIAAHNLVEVWRHRHHAHGARLVTIAPPPEVDPHSAAALWANLAGVLTPSRRRRLLYGAPHVVWQYTWSGRQLLISIWVPGTVPPGAVEAAVRAAWPGSATITEDNPGPPIPLDARPAAGGHLLPVHAEWLPLGTDHDTDPLRPLMSAGSQLKPGEYACVQVLARPASPRRAARARRAAGRLRAGKTAVPAVNPAAPLLWLVEAFLPGGGTGRSAVPASRRDPTVERDVRAILDKTTHPLWQTGIRYGVATTSRRPGADPRGRLRGVADTIAAAFAVHTGRNRLTHRARMPAPVAVLAARRLGPGFLTSTPELAALAALPQDLAVPGLDRARAASMPAPVAIPGGGRGVKMLGDAEIGGHSVGLSVTDARYHLHVIGSTGSGKTTLLVNMAVDDIKAGRGTVVIDPHGDLVLDILDRLPATVADRVVIFDPDQPNPPTLNPLEGDDPDLVVDNLVSIFGTIFAKAWGPRMDDVMRVACLTLLRHHNVTLQHIPPLLNSSQFRSAMTVDLDDPAGLSGFWQWYDGLNDSLRSQVIGPVLARLRAFLLRDFVKRTMRYPKSSFDIGRVLDGGVLLVRIPKGVLGEDTSRLLGSLVLAQVWQAATARAGIEPDRRRDATLIIDEAQNFLTLANSLDTMLAEARKYRLSLVLAHQDLAQFPRDLLAATSANARNKVYFTCAPEDARVLSRHTLPELGEHDLAHLDAYTAAARLVVNGRQTPAFTMKTRPPKPTVGEATAIRQAAAAAVPSQDTSAVDELVERLSRKPDQRPTRPQRDRT